The Candidatus Nitrosopumilus sp. SW genomic sequence TCTCAATGAAGATTTACTTCCTGCAATGAAAGAGGTAGGCGATAAATTTGGTGCAGGAGAATTAATTCTTCCATTTGTTTTGAAATCTGCTGAATGTATGAAGGCAGCTGTCGGTGAACTAGAAAAGTATCTAGTCAAAGAAGAAGGATCTAGCAAAGGAAAACTGGTTTTAGGAACTGTGTATGGTGATGTTCATGATATTGGAAAGAACTTGGTAAAGACAATCTTTCAAAATAACGGTTATTCTGTTTATGATCTTGGAAAACAAGTTCCTTTACAAAAATTCCTTGAGAAAATTGATGAGGTAAAACCTGATGCAGTTGGACTTTCTGCATTACTTGTTTCTACGTCAAAACAAATGCAGTTCTTTGTAGAACATGCAAGAAAAAACAAAATGAATATTCCAATTCTTTGTGGTGGTGCTGCAATTAACAGTAACTACATTAATCGAATTGCAAAAGAGGACGGAATCTATGAGCCTGGTGTCTTTTATTGTAATACAATGTTTGAAGGACTAAAAACAATGGATACTTTGATTTCAGATGAAAAGCCAAAACTTTTGGCGCAATGGAAAGAAAAATTGGAGAACTGGAAAGAGAAATCCTCTGCAACAATTGATCCTACTAATCTTCCAAAAAGTGACATTAAACCTGTGCAGGCACCTGCCCCAAAAACTATTGGCGAACCAATACGCCTAAAACTAGATCAGATTAACATGGACGAAGTATGGCAACTCATTGATAAAAAATCACTCTTCAAACTTTCTTGGGGGTTGAGAGGTAAAGCAGGATCTGAATCAGAATCTGATCATGAACAACTGCTTAGTCAATGGAAGATTAGAATAATTCGAGAAAAACTGTTTGAACCTGAAGTAGTTTATGGATATTTCAAATGCCACAACAAAGATGGAAAATTATCTGTAGACAATCCTCATGGTGATGACGTAACATTTGATTTTCCTCGTTCAACAAGACTTGAACATCTATGTTTGACTGATTATTTTGGCGATGATGATATTGTCGCATTTCAGGCTGTAACTGTGGGAAACAAAGTTGCAGACATTATTGAAAAATGGAATCAAGAAGACAAGTACACTGATGCATATTATCTTCATGGATTGGCAGTTGAAGTTGCCGAAGCTTTAGCTGAATGGATTAACCGAAAAATAAAATCTGAATTGAATTTAGAAGCAGGTGGTTTGAGATACTCTTGGGGTTTTCCTAGTTGCCCTGATGTATTACAACACCGATTGGTATGGAAACTATTGGAACCTGAAAAATCTGGAATGGAATTAACTGAATCAGGACAAATCATCCCAGAGCAATCTACTGCAGCAATAGTAGTACATCATCCTAAAGCATCATACTTTGTACTTTAGATGGTTGTTTTATCCAAAAATTCGTTTAATCCTGTAAAATCATTTGGAGATGTGAGTAAAACATCACCTGTGATTTTGTGTGTTTGTTTTAACAACTCTTCAAATTCTTTACTGTATGATTCTAAATCTAAATCCAAAAACTTTGCAGATTTTTCATTTTTTTGTGAGGGAAATAGTATGATTGGGATAACTGAAAATTTACTGAGATTTTCTGATAATGCTTGAACCTGTTGTATGTTTTGAATGACTTGAGTCATGAATCCTTTTGGTTTTGCATCAATTTTTTTTCCAAGTTTAGAGAAATTTGGATTGTTTGATACTGATAGGTACAAATCAATTTTTGAATCTATACTTTTCTCTCTTAATTTTTTTACAGTCAAACTTGGTATTTGTCCAGAGTCTGCCTTTCCTGTTTGTGAAGGGTCTCCCATCAAAATTAGGATTCCTGCAAAGCCAATCTCAATACATTTTTCTGCAAATTCAAAAATCTCTGCTTCTGATTTGTCTCTGACTCTAAGACTAACTGTAATTGGCAAATCTGGAATTTCATTTTTAATTATTTTTCCTACATCTAATGGTGAAACCCTTTGATACCCTAACACATTTTCTGTAAGGTGAATTGCATCACATTTTTTTGAAATAATTTTTATCCTTTCAATGAATTTCTTTATTGATTCATTTGTATCTACATCAGGTAAAATTTTAGGTGGATTAGCTTCATACCTGATTGTCATATTATCATTTTTTGTATCCTTGGTTAAAACCTTTGAATACTAAAACCCATATGGAAAAGTAGGAAAGAAGAAAAATGATTCTTGAAGATATCCAATCTATTCTTACAAGTAAAATTCATCCTACTATTGAAAATTCCGGAAAGTACCGCTTAGCATCAGTGCTTGTTGTAATTTATGGAAATGAACCAATTATTGTAATGACTGAAAAACCCAAACACATGAAATTTCATGCTGGTGAAATTTCATTTCCTGGGGGAAAGTTGGATTCAAATGATTCTGATCTTTTAGATACTGCATTACGTGAAACCTGTGAAGAAATCGGATTGGCTATTTCTAAAGAACAAGTAATTGGTCAACTAGAACCTGTGGTGACTTTGAATTCTGGATTCTTGATATTGCCATTTGTTGCTGTTCTAAATGAGATTCCACCGCTTTCTCCCAATCGAGAAGTCGAAACGATTTTTCACATGCCTCTTGATTCTTTATTGGACACCATTGCACACGATCCTGATCCCTCGCATAACATAATTCAGGAGATGTTCACCTTTGAATACCAAAACAAAATCGTATGGGGTGCCTCTGCTAGAATCCTAAAACAGATTCATGATGGCCTAAAATCCTGAGATTCATTTAAAAAGAGCTCCACGTGCCTGAAAATCTATGGCTGCACGTAAGTCCTCTCCAAGGAAGATTCGTCTGTTGAAAAAAACAAAACAGGCATCACCAGTACCTGCATGGATTATTCTCAAAACAAAGAGAAGTGTTAGAACAAATCCAAAACGTAGAGCTTGGAGATCAACTGATGTGGAGGTAGGATAGATGTCTCAAGAATTAGAACGTGTTTACACAATTCCACTTGGTAAAGTATTACTCTCTCAATCACAACACCGAGCAGTTAGAGCAATCAATATGATCAAAGAATTTGCTCGTCATCACATGAAGGTTGAAGATATTAAAATTGAAGAAGATTTAGCTCATCAAATTTGGGCAAAAGGAATCAGAAGTCCTCCAAGAAAGATTAGAGTTAGAATGAGTAAGACCGATGAAGGTTATGTTCTTGTTTCACCTTATGAAGAAGAAATTGAATCTAAAGTAACTCCTGAAAAAGAAACTCCAAAAGTTGAAGACAAAGTAGAAGAAGCACCAAAGAAAGAAGAACCAGCTAAAGAAGCACCAAAGAAAGAAGAACCAGCTAAAGAAGCACCAAAGAAAGAAGAACCAGCTAAAGAAGCACCAAAGAAAGAAGAACCAGCTAAAGAAGCACCAAAGAAAGAAGAACCAGCTAAAGAAGCACCAAAGAAAGAAGAACCAGCTAAAGAAGCACCAAAGAAAGAAGAACCAGCTAAAGAAGCACCAAAGAAAGAAGATAAAGAATAATCTTTTTCAAAAAATTATACTTTTAAAAAATTATTTTATTCTAATTGGTATAAGTCCAATTTGCAATCAATACTACAATCTGGTGCGGACCAGTCAAGTGTGTCTTCTTGTGGAATCATTCCGAGTGGATCATAGTTGTCAAATTTAGTCATTCCTTGTATTGATGACAATATCACTACTTTGGATTCAGATTCTGAAGTCATGTCAATTTGTGAATTGCTTTCATTAAGAATTCCACTTGTGAGATTGGTTATTGAGTTTAGTACTCCTACTGGAATATTACTACCTCCAACGACGTACAGCATTGAACGTTTTACAGCGTTAGGTGGAGCATTTTCATATAACATTTTGAGTGAGTCTCTAAGTGAATCTTCAATATCTTGTCCTTCTTTGCTTGTAGTGAGAATATTTGTATCTGAAGACATTTCTGAGGTTCCAAGTGATTCTACAACGTGCATAATTGCAGAGTTTGCAATGTCATAGCATGCTTTAGGAGTCAAGTCTGGGTTGCTCTCTAATAGTGAATCATTATCAAGCACAACAGTACATTCCGAGTTTTCTCTAACTCTCTTTAGTGATACGCCTGAATTGAAAATTCTATCTTTCTCGTATTTGAAAGGCATAATTGCAAATGAAACTAATCCTACATCTGCTTCTTTACACATTTCTGATACTACTGGTGCTATGGCTGAGCCTGCTTTTCCTGCTAAATTACTCATCATAACAATAGTGGAATAACCAGAAATTTTTGATTTGATTTCTTCTGAAACATTGTAAGTTGAGCCTCTGATTAACTGCATTGATGGATTTACTACTGAATCTGTTGAAACATGTACAGATGGTACTTCTTCTGTGAAATCTTTTGAATCATTACTGATCAAGAGACAATCTGAATCTAGTGAATCTTTGGCTTTGAGTGCTAATTTTGAGCCTGCGCCACCCAAACCTATTACTAAAATTGGTTCTTTTACTTGAAAACTCATTTCAGATCCTATTCTCTGAATTCCATAAAAAACCTTCTTACGTTTTTTTAATCAAATTTTAGATCTAAAAAATTTAGCTTGCGATCTTCCCAAGAAGGCTATTCTGTGTAGCCTCAATGATCTCAACTGCTTGCAATTGCCCAATGTCCACTTGTTCAGGGACAAACACCGGCTTGTATGCAAAGTTTCTTCCTTTGATTCCCTCGTCTGTCCTTTCATCAAAGAGAACATTGCCTTTCCAACCGATCCACTTTTTGTTGTTCTCTAACGATATTTTGTTGATCTGTTCAAAAATTTTCTTACTTCTTGATTTTACTTCTGCAACATCAATTTGTTCCCATTCAGCAGCTTCAGTTCCTGGTCTGGCACTGTATTTTGAAAGATTTACCACATCTGGTCTTGTCTCATCAAGCAATTCTACTGTTTTCTCAAAGTCTTCTTTTGTCTCTGAAGGAAATCCTACTATGATGTCTGTTGAAATGGTAAAGTTTGGGAATCTCTCTCTTGCCTTTTTTACTATCTCTCTGAATGTTCCAGCAGTATGACCCCTTTTCATGTCGTGCAAAACCTTGTCACTTCCACTTTGTACTGGGATGTGGAGAAACTTGAAGACTTTGTCATTATCATATGATTCAATTAATTTCTCTTTAATTCGTGGCATGTACATTGGATTCATCATTCCTACTCTGATCATAAACTCTTCAGGGATTTCTGAGACTGCATTAATTAAAGAAGGTAAATCTGTTCCAATATCAAATCCATAACATCCATTATCAGTTGATGTTAACCACACTTCTTTACATCCTTCATTGATCTCTGTTTTTACTTGTCTTACAATGTCTCCTAGTCTGTAACTTTGAAGATCTCCTTTTGAAATTTTAGTCTGACAAAATGTACATTCACTCATACATCCACTTGCAATCTCAACTATTCCTACTGCTGGATTCAACCTAACTTTTGGCAATCCCACTTTTGATAAATCAGAGTCTTCTAATGCAATCTCTTTTCTTCCTTTAAGTGTAGAATCAATGACTTGGAGAGTTTTACCTAAAGAATTTGGACCAAGTAGACTGGCACTTTGAGAAAACTTTTCGACAGTTTCTTTTTCAGCTTTTGGTAGACAACCAGCTACGACTAGAGGCTTTGTCTTTAGTGATTTTATCCTATGAATCATCTTGTTTGCTGTTGCATCTTTTACAGAACATGTTACAACAATGTTAAGATCTGATTCTGACGAATCCTCAACTAACGTATGGCCTCCATTTAGAATTAATCCTGAAATCATTTCAGAGTCTGCAAAACTTGCAGAACATCCGTAAGATTCTACAAATATTTTTGCCATACTTTATCCAAACAGAGAATCAATTTCTTTGTTAGTCATTAGTTTCTTTGAAACAACTAGTTCTCTGATAGTTTTTCCAGTTTTTAATGACTCTTTGAAAAGTTCTGCAGATTTGAGATATCCAATTTTTGGAGTTAGTAATGTAACGATTACTGGACTGTTTTCAATATCTGCACGTAATTTATCCTTGTTTGCAGTAAGTCCATCAATTAGATTGGCAGAAAATATTGGCAAGAAATTCTTTAACATATCTGTTGACTCTAACATGCACTTTAGCATTCCCGGCAACATTACATTAAGCTCAAACTGACCACTTTGTGCTGCATAGGATACTGCAGTATCGTTTCCAATTACATTAAAGCAAATCATATTCATACATTCAGCTAATGATGGGTTTACTTTACCTGGCATGATTGATGAACCTGCATGAACTGCAGGAATTCCAAGTTCTGCTAAACCTGCAATTGGACCTGATGCCATTAATCTAATGTCATTTGCAAGTTTACCAATCTCTAATGCCAAATTACGTAATGCTCCTGAACAATTTGCAACAGCATACTTGCTTTGCAGTCCATGTTGCATATCCTTTTCAGGCTTTAATGATAATTTTGAAATTTTTGCAAGCTCTGATATTGCAATTTTTCTGTAACCTTTTGGTGTGTTAGCCCCAGAACCAACAGCAGTTCCACCAAGTGCAACATTTTGTAGTTCTTTTTGTGATGCAGCAATTTCGTTTCTTGCTTTAGTGATAGATGTGACATAAGCTGCAAACTCACTACCTAAAGTTACTGGTAGTGCGTCCATGAGGTGAGTTCTTCCAATTTTCTTAAATGATGAAAATTGTTTTGCTTTCTTTGATAATGATTTTATCAAAATATCAATAGCTGGAATTGTTTCTTTGAGATTCATCAAAATTGCAACATGCATTGCAGTGGGATATGTATCGTTACTTGACTGTGACATGTTGACATGATCATTTGGATGTAAGAATTCATACTGTCCTTTCTTTTTACGCAAAGTCTCTAATGCAACATTTGCTATAACTTCATTTGAATTCATATTAAACGCGGTTCCTGCTCCAGAATTTATCATATCTACAACAAATTGATCAACATGCTTTCCTGCCAAAATTTTATCACACGCAGAAACTATTGCTTTTCCACGTTTACTGTCAATAGCCTTTGTTTTCATATTGGCTACTGCAGCTGATCTTTTGATCATTACAAACGACTTTACCAAATTCTCATGAGACTTGTTTCCTGTAACGTGATACTGTTTGATTGCTCTGCCCGTAAATGCTCCATAATATGCGTCTGCAGGAATTTTGACTTTGCCTAGTGAGTCTTGATCTAATCGAAACTTCATTCTATACTCGGTTGTTTTAACCCATTATTCATTCTTTTTCAGAGATCTTCATATTTTCATATACCAATAATGGGAATTATTATATAGGATTCAGGGGGCA encodes the following:
- a CDS encoding dihydropteroate synthase, producing MTIPRVSSALKAVDLKQVPAPLIIGERINTQGSRKAKQLVLADDYDGLVDLGRTQVEDGAHCLDVCVATTERSDEKEFMLNLVKRLSLEVDAPLVIDSTDPDVIDASVKQIPGRPIINSINLEGDGSRFEKLAPIMAKYGLPAIALCIGPNGMAKTPQQKLETAELLYETGKKYGLKIEQFIFDVLTFTLATGEDEFLDAGKNTLEGIRLVKEKFPDSFTTLGLSNISFGLVPYARKILNSVFLHHAIKAGLDTAIVNAKEIIPYGEIDEKERKLAEDLIFNTHPNALSELITYFENAGPQASTVSKKVDVDPSWSAGKKANFRIVNRLKDGIENDVVSAIADKVGKNDILKDNDGKLFLDAPPETTHDGAIRTLNEDLLPAMKEVGDKFGAGELILPFVLKSAECMKAAVGELEKYLVKEEGSSKGKLVLGTVYGDVHDIGKNLVKTIFQNNGYSVYDLGKQVPLQKFLEKIDEVKPDAVGLSALLVSTSKQMQFFVEHARKNKMNIPILCGGAAINSNYINRIAKEDGIYEPGVFYCNTMFEGLKTMDTLISDEKPKLLAQWKEKLENWKEKSSATIDPTNLPKSDIKPVQAPAPKTIGEPIRLKLDQINMDEVWQLIDKKSLFKLSWGLRGKAGSESESDHEQLLSQWKIRIIREKLFEPEVVYGYFKCHNKDGKLSVDNPHGDDVTFDFPRSTRLEHLCLTDYFGDDDIVAFQAVTVGNKVADIIEKWNQEDKYTDAYYLHGLAVEVAEALAEWINRKIKSELNLEAGGLRYSWGFPSCPDVLQHRLVWKLLEPEKSGMELTESGQIIPEQSTAAIVVHHPKASYFVL
- a CDS encoding methylenetetrahydrofolate reductase, which codes for MTIRYEANPPKILPDVDTNESIKKFIERIKIISKKCDAIHLTENVLGYQRVSPLDVGKIIKNEIPDLPITVSLRVRDKSEAEIFEFAEKCIEIGFAGILILMGDPSQTGKADSGQIPSLTVKKLREKSIDSKIDLYLSVSNNPNFSKLGKKIDAKPKGFMTQVIQNIQQVQALSENLSKFSVIPIILFPSQKNEKSAKFLDLDLESYSKEFEELLKQTHKITGDVLLTSPNDFTGLNEFLDKTTI
- a CDS encoding CoA pyrophosphatase, whose translation is MILEDIQSILTSKIHPTIENSGKYRLASVLVVIYGNEPIIVMTEKPKHMKFHAGEISFPGGKLDSNDSDLLDTALRETCEEIGLAISKEQVIGQLEPVVTLNSGFLILPFVAVLNEIPPLSPNREVETIFHMPLDSLLDTIAHDPDPSHNIIQEMFTFEYQNKIVWGASARILKQIHDGLKS
- a CDS encoding 50S ribosomal protein L39e, which codes for MAARKSSPRKIRLLKKTKQASPVPAWIILKTKRSVRTNPKRRAWRSTDVEVG
- a CDS encoding cell division protein FtsZ, with translation MSFQVKEPILVIGLGGAGSKLALKAKDSLDSDCLLISNDSKDFTEEVPSVHVSTDSVVNPSMQLIRGSTYNVSEEIKSKISGYSTIVMMSNLAGKAGSAIAPVVSEMCKEADVGLVSFAIMPFKYEKDRIFNSGVSLKRVRENSECTVVLDNDSLLESNPDLTPKACYDIANSAIMHVVESLGTSEMSSDTNILTTSKEGQDIEDSLRDSLKMLYENAPPNAVKRSMLYVVGGSNIPVGVLNSITNLTSGILNESNSQIDMTSESESKVVILSSIQGMTKFDNYDPLGMIPQEDTLDWSAPDCSIDCKLDLYQLE
- a CDS encoding tRNA (N(6)-L-threonylcarbamoyladenosine(37)-C(2))-methylthiotransferase; the encoded protein is MAKIFVESYGCSASFADSEMISGLILNGGHTLVEDSSESDLNIVVTCSVKDATANKMIHRIKSLKTKPLVVAGCLPKAEKETVEKFSQSASLLGPNSLGKTLQVIDSTLKGRKEIALEDSDLSKVGLPKVRLNPAVGIVEIASGCMSECTFCQTKISKGDLQSYRLGDIVRQVKTEINEGCKEVWLTSTDNGCYGFDIGTDLPSLINAVSEIPEEFMIRVGMMNPMYMPRIKEKLIESYDNDKVFKFLHIPVQSGSDKVLHDMKRGHTAGTFREIVKKARERFPNFTISTDIIVGFPSETKEDFEKTVELLDETRPDVVNLSKYSARPGTEAAEWEQIDVAEVKSRSKKIFEQINKISLENNKKWIGWKGNVLFDERTDEGIKGRNFAYKPVFVPEQVDIGQLQAVEIIEATQNSLLGKIAS
- a CDS encoding aspartate ammonia-lyase, giving the protein MKFRLDQDSLGKVKIPADAYYGAFTGRAIKQYHVTGNKSHENLVKSFVMIKRSAAVANMKTKAIDSKRGKAIVSACDKILAGKHVDQFVVDMINSGAGTAFNMNSNEVIANVALETLRKKKGQYEFLHPNDHVNMSQSSNDTYPTAMHVAILMNLKETIPAIDILIKSLSKKAKQFSSFKKIGRTHLMDALPVTLGSEFAAYVTSITKARNEIAASQKELQNVALGGTAVGSGANTPKGYRKIAISELAKISKLSLKPEKDMQHGLQSKYAVANCSGALRNLALEIGKLANDIRLMASGPIAGLAELGIPAVHAGSSIMPGKVNPSLAECMNMICFNVIGNDTAVSYAAQSGQFELNVMLPGMLKCMLESTDMLKNFLPIFSANLIDGLTANKDKLRADIENSPVIVTLLTPKIGYLKSAELFKESLKTGKTIRELVVSKKLMTNKEIDSLFG